From the genome of Arthrobacter russicus:
ACCCGCGGGGCGGTCCAATTGGGGCGTGGTCTACAACTACCTGCCGCTGATGATCCTGCCGCTTTTCGTGGCCATCGACCGGGCCGGGCCGGCGTTGCGCGAAGCCAGCCGGGACCTCGGCGCCAACCGCTGGCGCACCTTTTTCACCATCACCTTGCCACTGGCCACGCCCGGCATCGCCTCCGGCGCTTTGCTGGTCTTCATCCCGCTGATGGGTGATTACGTGACCGCATCGGTATTGGGCGGCGCACAGGGCAATATGGTGGGCCAGCTGGTGGCCAACCAGTTCAATGTGGCGCAGAACTGGGCACTCGGATCGGCCATGGCGGTGGTGCTGATGCTGTTCATCGCGGCCGCGGTGCTCTGCGCCGGGCTGCTCGCCTTCCTGGCCAGAGCGCTGATCCGACGGAACCGGCGGATCGACCTGAGCCAACTTAAACCGAGCCAGCTGGCCGGCATCGGTCCGAAAGCCGGAATCCATCAAAAAGGAGGCCCCGATGAAACGCCGAACTGATCCGCTCACGGTGCTGCTGGGCGTCTTGGGTATTTTGGTCTTCGCTTTCCTCTTCCTGCCGATCGTGGTGATCCTGGTCTATTCCTTCAACAACGGCACGCTGCTGGCGGCATGGCGGGGATTCGGTTTCGACGCCTACTCCGCGGCTGCCGGCAACTCCGTGATCCGCGGCGCCGTGCTGACCTCGTTGACCGCTGCAGCCGGATCCGCGCTGCTCGCCACGGTGCTGGGCACCTTGGGCGGCATCGCCCTGGCCCGCTCTTCGCTGGCCCAGTCGAAATCCGTGAAATTCTGGGCCATCGGGTTGACCGTGCTGCTCGGCTTGACCATGGTCACCCCGGAAATCGTCGATGCCGTCTCGCTCTTGCCGTGGTTCGTTTCCCTAGGCACGGATCTGGGCATCACTCCCCTGAACAACGGATTGGTCCGTCTGGTGATCGCGCACAGCGTGGTCTCGATCGCGATCGTGACCTTCATCGTCCGGGCCCGGATGCAGGGCGTGGACCAATCGCTCGAAGAAGCCGCCGAGGATCTTTACGCCAGCCGGTGGCATGCCTTCTGGCAAGTGACCTTCCCGATCGCCGCACCGGGCATCCTCGCCGGCGCCCTGATGTCCTTCACGATCAGTCTGGACAACACCATCGTCTCCAGCTTCGTGCAGGTTCCGGGCACTACCCCGTGGCCGGTCTACATCTTCTCTTCGCTCAAAGTCGGTTTGAAACCCGAAGTCGCAGCGGTTTCCGCAGTGATGTTCCTGCTGACCCTGCTGGCCTTGGCCTTTGTGGCAATCGTCTTGCGGCGCACCGGCGGATCCACGAAAGAAATCGCCGCGACCATGACGGGAGGCTGAAATGGAACCGAATACCGCGATCCGCGCCGCCGACGTCGTGGTCGTGCTCGAAGACATCGAACCGCGGCGGCTGCACTCGGCGAGCGCGCAGGACGGCGCGACCGAATTGGGAATCCTCGGCGGCGTCGAATTCGGCATCTGGGAAATGACCGAGGGCACGGCGAGCGACACCGAAAATGACGAGGTGTTCCTGGTGATCTCCGGTTCGGCGACCATCGATTTCCCCCAGGAACGGCGGTCTCTGCGCGTCGGCCCCGGCGATCTGGTCCGGCTCGGCGCCGGAACCCGAACCACCTGGACCGTGCACGAGCAGCTCCGCAAGCTCTACCTGACCCTCCCGGACGACACTCCAGGCCCGATCGACGAAAGCGGACCCCATGACTGAACTCGAATCCTTGTACTTCGACGGCGGCTACCACCCGGCATCCGGGCCCCGGATGGAGCTGCGCAATCCGGCCACCGGGCAACTACTCGGGAGCTTCGCCGAAGCAGCGCCGGAGGACGTCGCAGCGGCGGTGGCCGCGGCCAAGCGTGCACTGCCCGGGTGGTCCGGCGCGACGCCAGCGGAACGCTCGGCGGCGATGCTCCGGTTGGCCGCCGAGCTCGGCGAACGCGCCGAGGAACTGGCGCAGCTCGAATCCAGCCAGGGCGGCAAAGCGATCCGGTTGGCCCGTGAATTCGATGTGCCCGGCACCGTGGACAACGCCGAGTTCTTCGCCGGAGCAGCCCGGCACCTCAACGGCCTCGCGGCCGGCGAGTATTCGCCGGAGCACACCTCGATGGTCCGTCGGGAGGCGATCGGCGTGGTCGGTTCGATCTCGCCGTGGAACTACCCGTTGCAGATGGCCGGCTGGAAAATCCTGCCGGCGATCGCTGCCGGCAACACGATCGTGCTCAAACCTTCAGAACTCACCCCGGGAAGCACCTTGCTGTTCGCCGAAGCGGCGAGCGCCGCCGGGATCCCGCCCGGTGTGGTCAACGTCGTGGTCGGCACCGGGCAGCGCACCGGCGAAGCCCTGGTCCGGCATCCCGACGTGGCCATGACTTCGTTCACCGGCTCCACCGCCGTCGGCCGCAAAATCATGGCAATGGCCAGTGAACGCGGCAATCGGGTGCATCTGGAACTCGGCGGGAAGGCGCCTTTCGTGGTCTTCGAGGACGCCGATCTGGAAGCTGCTGCGCAGGGTGCGGTCGCCGGTTCGTTGATCAACGGCGGGCAGGATTGCACCGCGGCCACCCGGGCGTATGTGCACCGCAGTTTGTTCCCCCGGTTCTTGGACCGGGTCGGCAAGCTGATGCGGGCCGTGCGGGTGGGCGACCCTTCGGACCCGGAAACCGATCTGGGCTCGCTGATTTCGACGGCGCACCGCGACCGGGTGGCCGGATTCGTCCAGCGGGCCGCCGAGGCCGGAGCCACGGTGCACTGCGGCGGCGCGGTACCGGCAGCTGCGGATCCGGCCGGCGCGTTCTACTCGCCCACTTTGCTCAGCGGCATCGCCCAGGACGCCGAGGCAGTCCAGCAGGAGATCTTCGGACCGGTTCTGGTCGCGCTCCCCTTCGACAGCGAAGCGGAAGCGATCCGGCTGGCCAATGACACTCCTTTCGGCCTCGCCGCTTCGGTGTGGACCAAGGACGTGGCCCGCGCGATGCGCGCCAGCGCCGCGATCCAGGCTGGCTGCGTCTGGGTGAACGACCATATTCCGATCATCTCCGAAATGCCGCACGGCGGATACAAAGCCTCCGGCTTCGGCAAAGACATGTCGGTGTATTCGCTCGAGGAGTACACCAATATCAAACACGTGATGATCGAGCGCGACGGCACCGCGGCCAAAGCCTGGCACCGCACGGTTTTCGCCAGCTCGGACCCCGCCGGGAAGTTGCCGTGACGGTCAACGGCGAAGTCTCTTTCTGGTTCGATCCGCTGCCGGAACCCGGGCCGGGGCTGCCCGGCGACGCGGAAGCGGACGTGGCCATCGTGGGCGGCGGTTTCACCGGTCTGTGGACCGCCTACTACCTGGCCAAGGCCCGGCCCGGGCTGCGGATCACGGTGCTCGAACAACGGTTCTGCGGCTACGGCGCCTCCGGGCGCAACGGCGGCTGGCTGACCAATAGCATCACCGGCGGCCGGGCATCGTACGCCGCAGCGGGCAAGTCCGCGGTGGAAGAGTTCCAAGCGGCGATGAACCAGACCGTCGACGAAGTCATCCGGATCGCCGCCGAAGAAGGCATCGACGCCGATCTGCTGCGCGGCGGGGAACTGACCGTGGCCCGGAATCCTGCGCAATGGCAGCGCGCCCAAGCCTTCGCCGCAGCCGAAGCGCAATGGCGCGGCGCCGACGTGGTGCTGCTTTCCGCCCCGGAACTCGCCGAGCGGCTGCAGGTCGCCGGTGGACTGGGCGGCACCTGGCAGCCGCACTGCGCCCGGCTCAATCCGGTGAAACTGCTGCGCGGGCTGCTCCGGACGGTCCGTTCGCTCGGCGTACAGGTCTTCGAGTCCAGCAAAGTGCTCTCGATCGAACCCGGGCTGGTGCGCACCGAACGCGGCGAGGTGCGCGCACCTCAGATCGTCCGCGCCACCGAAGGGTTCACCGCGCAACTGCCCGGCCTGCGCCGCCGCTGGCTGCCGCTGAATTCTTCGATGATCGTCACCGAGCCGCTCGGGCCGGAAGCCTGGAACCGGATCGGTTGGCAAGGCGGCGAAACCGTGGGCGACTTCGCCCACGTCTACATGTACGCGCAGCGCACCGCGGACGGCAGGATCGCGCTGGGCGGCCGGGGCAAACCCTATCGTTTCGGTTCCGCGGTGGATGCGGACGGCGCGACCCCGGAAGCGACGTTGGCGTCGCTCACCAAGCTGCTGCGCGAAATGTTCCCGGCGGCAGCACCGGCCCGGATCGAGCACGTCTGGAGCGGCACCCTGGGCGTACCACGGGATTGGCGCGCCTCGGTGACCTACGACGCCGGCACCGGGCTGGCCGCCGCGGGCGGATATGTGGGCACCGGAGTGGCGACCACGAATCTGGCCGGGCGGACGTTGCGCGATCTGCTGCTCGGTACCGATTCAGAGTTGGCCCGGCTGCCCTGGGTGAATCGGAAAGTCCAGCAATGGGAACCCGAGCCCTTGCGCTGGCTCGCGGTCAATGGGCTCTACGCCGCCTACCGGGCCGCCGATGCGCAGGAATCCGCCGGCGCCCGAGCCGGTGCCGGCACGTCATTCATCGCCAGCGTGGCCGATCGGATCTCCGGGCACCGCTGAACTCCGGACCGCCGGCCAGCAGCAGAGTCCGCGGATGGCCCGGTTGGGCCGGGAAATCACCGATTCCGGCAGCCGAATCCGCATTTCGCGGACTCTGTTGCCGGAAACTCTGCTGCCGGAATCAGGCACCGGAGCCTACCGCGTCCCCCAGTTGTACAACTGTTTCTGCAACTTCAAATACATGAACGACTCGGTGGAAACCACCTGCGGAGCCGTCCGGATCCGGCCCAGGACATCGAGCAGATGCTCATCGTCTTCGCAGACCACCTCCACCAGGAGGTCGAAACTACCGGCCGTGATCACGATGTAGTCGACTTCGGGAAAAGCCTCGAAGTTCTCCGCGACGGCCTGCAGATCACCGGACACCCGGACTCCGATCATCGCCTGCCGGGTGAAACCGACTTTCACCGGATCGGTGACCGCGACGATCTGCAGCAATTTCGAATCGATCAGCCGCTTCACCCGTTGCCGCACCGCGGCCTCGGACAGTCCTACGGATTCGGCAATCGCGGCGTACGGTTTCCGGCCATCGGCCTGCAGCTCCTCGATGATCCGCTTGGCGAGCTCATCGAGGAGCTGCGGCTCGGAGCCGTTCACGGTTGCGGTCGCCCGGTGTTCGCCGCCACGTAGGAGTCGGCGATCGTGAGTGCTTCGTCGATGATCGCCAAGCCGCGCCGCAGGTCTTGCTCCGAGATCACTAGCGGCGGGGCCACGTGCACCCGGTTGAAATGCGTGAACGGCCACAGCCCTGCGGCTTTGCAGGCCGCGGCCACTTCGTTCATCGGCGCCGCCGCCTCGGCGGAGGCGTTGAACGGGACCAGCGGTTCCCGGCTCTGCGGATCCCGCACCAGCTCGACCGCCCAGAACAGGCCCCGGCCCCGGATCTCGCCGACGCTCGGATGGCTTTGCGCCCAACGTTCCAGTTCCGGACGCACCACCCGTTCGCCCAGATCACGGACCCGTTCCAGAATTGCTTCGTCTTCGAACACGCGCACCGTTTCGACGCCCACCGCGCAAGCCAAGGGATGCCCGGAGTAGGTCAGGCCGCCCGGGTAGGCACGCTCGGCGAAGGTCGCCGCGATCGCGTCGGAGATCAGTACGCCGCCCAGCGGCACGTACCCCGAGTTGATTCCCTTGGCGAAGGTGAGCAGATCCGGGACCACATCGAAAGCGTCCACCGCGAACCACTCGCCGATCCGGCCGAAGCCGACCATCACCTCGTCGGCGATGTACACCAGGCCATAGCGGTCGCAGATCTCCCGAACGCCCTGCAGGTATCCCGGCGGCGGCACCAGGACCCCATTGGTGCCGACCACGGTTTCCAAGATGATCCCGGCGACGGTCCCTGGCCCCTCGAGTTGGATCACCGATTCCAGATGCTCCAGGGCCCGCTGGGTTTCCTCTTCCGCGGAGGCCGCATGGAAGGCCGAGCGGTAAGCATAAGGCCCGAAGAAGTGCACCACCGAAGCGTCACCGGGGTCGTTGGCCCAGCGGCGGGGTTCCCCGGTGAGGCTCATCGCCGTCGTGGTACCGCCGTGGTAGCTGCGGTATGCGGCGAGGATTTTCCGCCGTCCGGTGTGCTGCCGGGCCATTCGGACCGCATGTTCGTTGGCGTCGGCCCCGCCGTTGGTGAAGAACACCTGGTTCAGCTCGCCGGGCGCGCGCTCGGCGAGCAAACGCGCCAGTTCGCCGCGGACGTCGTTGGCGAAGGCCGGCTGGATGGTCGCCAGCTTGTCCGCTTGGCGTTTGATCGCAGCCACCAACCGCGGATGCTGGTGGCCCAAGTTCAGGTTGACCAGTTGCGAGGAGAAGTCGAGGTACTGGTTCCCGTCGTAATCCCAAAAGGTCGAACCCGATCCCCCGGCTACCGGCAACGGATCGATCTTGGCTTGCGCGGACCAGGAGTGGAAGACGTGCTGACGGTCATCGGCTTTGACCTGGGCCTTGGCGGCTTGCTGCGCATTCTGGGTCTCGGTGCTCATGCTTCGATCCTCTCAGTGATTGCTCGGAAAGCCCAGGTCCACGCTCGACGACGCCGGATCCGGCCAGCGCGTGGTGACCACCTTGGAGCGGGTGTAGAAATGGATGCTTTCCGGTCCGTAGATATGCGAATCGCCGAACAGCGAGTCCTTCCAGCCGCCGAACGAGAAACTTCCGACCGGAACCGGGATCGGCACGTTCACGCCCACCATGCCGGCTTCGATCTCGAACTCGAACTGCCGTGCCGCACCGCCGTCGCGGGTGAAAATCGCAACCCCGTTGCCGTACTGGTTTTCATTGACCAGGCTCACGGCTTCCTCGAAACTCGGCACCCGGACCACGGAGAGCACCGGTCCGAAGATCTCATCCCGATATGCCTGCATCCCGGTCTCCACCTGGTCCAACAAGCTCACGCCCAAGAAGAAACCGGGGCCTGCCGCCACCGGGTCGGCGGTTCCGTCGACCACCACGGTGGCCCCTTCCGCCGGCGCCCGATGCACATAACCGGCCACCTTGTCCCGATGCTCCGCGGTGATCAACGGTCCCATTTCGGAAGCGGCCTCGGTTCCGGAGCCGATCGTCAGTTTCGAAATCCGGGTTTGGATCGCAGCGACCAGGGCATCGCCCACCCCGCCCACGGCGACCAGTACGCTCACTGCCATGCAACGTTCGCCGGCCGAGCCATAGGCCGCCGACACCGCCGCATCCGCAGCCGCCTCGATGTCGGCATCCGGGAGCACCACCATGTGGTTCTTCGCACCGCCGAGCGCTTGCACCCGCTTGCCTTTCGCACTGGCCCGCTCGTAGATCGAGCGCGCGATCGGCGTCGAACCGACAAAGCTCACCGCCCGGACCTCCGGACTGTCCAGAATCGCGTCGACGGCTTCCTTGTCGCCATTGACCACGTTGAGCACTCCCGGCGGCAAACCTGCTTCGGTGAACAACTCGGCCAGCAGCAAGGCCGCGGACGGGTCCTTTTCGCTGGGTTTGAGCACCACAGTGTTGCCGCAGGCGATGGCGTTGGAGACCATCCAGAGCGGCACCATCACCGGGAAGTTGAACGGCGTGATGCAACCGACAACGCCCACCGGCTGCTTCACCGAATGCACGTCGACGCCATTGGCCACCTGCTCGCTGTAGTCGCCCTTGAGGTGTTGGATCAGGCCCGCGGCGAATTCGACGTTTTCCAACCCTCGCGCGACCTCGCCTGCGGCGTCGGAGAGGACTTTCCCGTGTTCCGAAGTCACCACAGCGGCCAACTCGTCCCGACGCTGGACCAGCAGGTGCCGGAGCTTGAAGAAGACATCGGCCCGCTTGGTCAACGACGTGGCGCGCCAACCGGGAAGTGCCGCTGCCGCAGCCGCAATCGCCTCGGCCACCCGGGCCGCCGAGGCGAACGCCAACTGATGTTGCGCTTCGCCGGTCGCCGGGTTGAAAACCACCCCGTAACGCTGCCCGGATTCCGCCTCCGGCGGCGCAGCGTGGACGCCGTTGATGTAATGACCGATCAGTGCCATGTTTCTCCTCGCTCGGAACCGTTTTCGACTGGGCATCGTTCACACAACACATTTCGTATGATTCGATGTCTACTATTGTCACAAGGAACTGAGCCAGTTCAAGGACAACAATTGTCGCCTGGCAAGCATTTTCAGGACATTTTGTCCGACATGTTGAGAGGATGCGTTTGATGTTGCCCAGTGTGCGCCAAGTCCTGGCCTCCGAGGAGCTGCAACGCGGCGCTCCCGAGGTGCTGGCCGGGCGGGCGGAATTGGACCGGGAAGTCCGTTGGATCCATATCGTGGAGACCACTGATGTGGCACCGGTGCTGCGCGGCCAGGAACTGGTGCTCAGCACCGGTGCCGCCTGGCCCACCCAGCCGCAGGCGCTCGAGTCGTTGGCCGCAGCCCTGGCGAAAGTGAACGTCGCCGGTTTGGTCCTGGAACTCGGCGACCGGCTCCCGCACCCGCCCGGCGCCCTGGTGGAAGCCTTCCGGCGGCATCGCCTGCCGTTGATCGTCCTGCACTCACCGGTTCAGTTCATCGCGGTGACCGAAAGCGTGCACAGCACCATCGTGGCGCAGCAGATGGCCACTTTGCGCGCCCGCGAAGACCTCAACGCGCGCTACGCCCAGATGATCGCCCGGGGCTCCTCCAGCACGTTCATCCTGCAGCAGAGCAGCGAACTGCTCGGCCAACCGGTGCTGCTCGTCGATCCGGCAGGACGGATCGTCACCATGGCCCTGGCCGGCCGGGACGCCGCGGCCGTGGTCCGGTCATGGCGGGAAAACCGGCCCAAGTGGAGCAGCGCGCAAGTGATGGCGCACGGCCAACACTGGGGCGCGCTCTGCGCCCAACCGGCCACTCCGCAGGCCGCCGTGCACCCGGCCGGTGTGGACTATTTGCTCAGCCAGGCCGCGCTCGCGCTCGCGGTCGGCCGATTGGCGGCCGGAAGCGAAAACCCCTGGCGGGCGGACCGCGACCAACAGCTGCTGACCGCGGTGCGCACCGGCAATTACGCCACCGATGCCGAGGTCGAGGACTTCACTGCGGCGATCGGCTTCCGAACCGGCAAGACGCCCAGCTTCGGGGTAGCGGTATCTTTGCCCGCCGACGCCGAGGAGATCTCGGCGAACCGGCTTGCCGAAGCCCTGGAAGCGGAGGCGTTGCAGGTCTGCGTCGCCAAAGACGCCACCGTACAGCGCCGGCAGCAGTTTTCGCTGCTGCTTTCCGGCGAAACAACCGAGGTCTTGGCTGCGGTGCTCCGTTCCGGTTGGCCCGATGCCCGGATCGCGGTGGGCCGCGCCGCCGGCAGCACTCCGGAGCTGAGCGCTTCGCTGCATCAGGCGACCAGCCTCTTGTCGATGCCGAGCACCGGAGCCGAATCGCTCGGCCGGGGCCCGGTGCTCCGTGCCGATGCGCACCAATTGCGTTTGCTGATTCGCGGCTTGCGTTCGCAGCCCAGCCTTCCGGCATTCGTCCAGATGACCCTGGGGCCGATCCTGTCCTGGGACGCGAAGAACTCCGGGGACTTGCTCCAGGTCCTCCGGGCCTATTTGCGCCACCCGGGCAATCGGACCGCCGCAGCCTCGGAAAGCCATCTTTCCCGTTCCGTCTTCTACCAACGGCTGGCTCTGATCGAGGAGGTCCTCGAAGCCGACCTGAGTTCCGGGGAGACGATTTCCGCGCTTTACTCGGCGGTACTGGCCCACGATTCCCTGTCCTGAGCAAAGCAATTTCACTGATCCAATCAGTTGAAGGCACCGAAGGAGCTGTCCATGACCCA
Proteins encoded in this window:
- a CDS encoding Lrp/AsnC family transcriptional regulator, whose amino-acid sequence is MNGSEPQLLDELAKRIIEELQADGRKPYAAIAESVGLSEAAVRQRVKRLIDSKLLQIVAVTDPVKVGFTRQAMIGVRVSGDLQAVAENFEAFPEVDYIVITAGSFDLLVEVVCEDDEHLLDVLGRIRTAPQVVSTESFMYLKLQKQLYNWGTR
- a CDS encoding aminobutyraldehyde dehydrogenase; the protein is MTELESLYFDGGYHPASGPRMELRNPATGQLLGSFAEAAPEDVAAAVAAAKRALPGWSGATPAERSAAMLRLAAELGERAEELAQLESSQGGKAIRLAREFDVPGTVDNAEFFAGAARHLNGLAAGEYSPEHTSMVRREAIGVVGSISPWNYPLQMAGWKILPAIAAGNTIVLKPSELTPGSTLLFAEAASAAGIPPGVVNVVVGTGQRTGEALVRHPDVAMTSFTGSTAVGRKIMAMASERGNRVHLELGGKAPFVVFEDADLEAAAQGAVAGSLINGGQDCTAATRAYVHRSLFPRFLDRVGKLMRAVRVGDPSDPETDLGSLISTAHRDRVAGFVQRAAEAGATVHCGGAVPAAADPAGAFYSPTLLSGIAQDAEAVQQEIFGPVLVALPFDSEAEAIRLANDTPFGLAASVWTKDVARAMRASAAIQAGCVWVNDHIPIISEMPHGGYKASGFGKDMSVYSLEEYTNIKHVMIERDGTAAKAWHRTVFASSDPAGKLP
- a CDS encoding ABC transporter permease gives rise to the protein MKRRTDPLTVLLGVLGILVFAFLFLPIVVILVYSFNNGTLLAAWRGFGFDAYSAAAGNSVIRGAVLTSLTAAAGSALLATVLGTLGGIALARSSLAQSKSVKFWAIGLTVLLGLTMVTPEIVDAVSLLPWFVSLGTDLGITPLNNGLVRLVIAHSVVSIAIVTFIVRARMQGVDQSLEEAAEDLYASRWHAFWQVTFPIAAPGILAGALMSFTISLDNTIVSSFVQVPGTTPWPVYIFSSLKVGLKPEVAAVSAVMFLLTLLALAFVAIVLRRTGGSTKEIAATMTGG
- a CDS encoding PucR family transcriptional regulator → MLPSVRQVLASEELQRGAPEVLAGRAELDREVRWIHIVETTDVAPVLRGQELVLSTGAAWPTQPQALESLAAALAKVNVAGLVLELGDRLPHPPGALVEAFRRHRLPLIVLHSPVQFIAVTESVHSTIVAQQMATLRAREDLNARYAQMIARGSSSTFILQQSSELLGQPVLLVDPAGRIVTMALAGRDAAAVVRSWRENRPKWSSAQVMAHGQHWGALCAQPATPQAAVHPAGVDYLLSQAALALAVGRLAAGSENPWRADRDQQLLTAVRTGNYATDAEVEDFTAAIGFRTGKTPSFGVAVSLPADAEEISANRLAEALEAEALQVCVAKDATVQRRQQFSLLLSGETTEVLAAVLRSGWPDARIAVGRAAGSTPELSASLHQATSLLSMPSTGAESLGRGPVLRADAHQLRLLIRGLRSQPSLPAFVQMTLGPILSWDAKNSGDLLQVLRAYLRHPGNRTAAASESHLSRSVFYQRLALIEEVLEADLSSGETISALYSAVLAHDSLS
- a CDS encoding CoA-acylating methylmalonate-semialdehyde dehydrogenase produces the protein MALIGHYINGVHAAPPEAESGQRYGVVFNPATGEAQHQLAFASAARVAEAIAAAAAALPGWRATSLTKRADVFFKLRHLLVQRRDELAAVVTSEHGKVLSDAAGEVARGLENVEFAAGLIQHLKGDYSEQVANGVDVHSVKQPVGVVGCITPFNFPVMVPLWMVSNAIACGNTVVLKPSEKDPSAALLLAELFTEAGLPPGVLNVVNGDKEAVDAILDSPEVRAVSFVGSTPIARSIYERASAKGKRVQALGGAKNHMVVLPDADIEAAADAAVSAAYGSAGERCMAVSVLVAVGGVGDALVAAIQTRISKLTIGSGTEAASEMGPLITAEHRDKVAGYVHRAPAEGATVVVDGTADPVAAGPGFFLGVSLLDQVETGMQAYRDEIFGPVLSVVRVPSFEEAVSLVNENQYGNGVAIFTRDGGAARQFEFEIEAGMVGVNVPIPVPVGSFSFGGWKDSLFGDSHIYGPESIHFYTRSKVVTTRWPDPASSSVDLGFPSNH
- a CDS encoding cupin domain-containing protein produces the protein MEPNTAIRAADVVVVLEDIEPRRLHSASAQDGATELGILGGVEFGIWEMTEGTASDTENDEVFLVISGSATIDFPQERRSLRVGPGDLVRLGAGTRTTWTVHEQLRKLYLTLPDDTPGPIDESGPHD
- a CDS encoding aspartate aminotransferase family protein, producing MSTETQNAQQAAKAQVKADDRQHVFHSWSAQAKIDPLPVAGGSGSTFWDYDGNQYLDFSSQLVNLNLGHQHPRLVAAIKRQADKLATIQPAFANDVRGELARLLAERAPGELNQVFFTNGGADANEHAVRMARQHTGRRKILAAYRSYHGGTTTAMSLTGEPRRWANDPGDASVVHFFGPYAYRSAFHAASAEEETQRALEHLESVIQLEGPGTVAGIILETVVGTNGVLVPPPGYLQGVREICDRYGLVYIADEVMVGFGRIGEWFAVDAFDVVPDLLTFAKGINSGYVPLGGVLISDAIAATFAERAYPGGLTYSGHPLACAVGVETVRVFEDEAILERVRDLGERVVRPELERWAQSHPSVGEIRGRGLFWAVELVRDPQSREPLVPFNASAEAAAPMNEVAAACKAAGLWPFTHFNRVHVAPPLVISEQDLRRGLAIIDEALTIADSYVAANTGRPQP
- a CDS encoding NAD(P)/FAD-dependent oxidoreductase, with the translated sequence MTVNGEVSFWFDPLPEPGPGLPGDAEADVAIVGGGFTGLWTAYYLAKARPGLRITVLEQRFCGYGASGRNGGWLTNSITGGRASYAAAGKSAVEEFQAAMNQTVDEVIRIAAEEGIDADLLRGGELTVARNPAQWQRAQAFAAAEAQWRGADVVLLSAPELAERLQVAGGLGGTWQPHCARLNPVKLLRGLLRTVRSLGVQVFESSKVLSIEPGLVRTERGEVRAPQIVRATEGFTAQLPGLRRRWLPLNSSMIVTEPLGPEAWNRIGWQGGETVGDFAHVYMYAQRTADGRIALGGRGKPYRFGSAVDADGATPEATLASLTKLLREMFPAAAPARIEHVWSGTLGVPRDWRASVTYDAGTGLAAAGGYVGTGVATTNLAGRTLRDLLLGTDSELARLPWVNRKVQQWEPEPLRWLAVNGLYAAYRAADAQESAGARAGAGTSFIASVADRISGHR
- a CDS encoding ABC transporter permease, producing MILPLFVAIDRAGPALREASRDLGANRWRTFFTITLPLATPGIASGALLVFIPLMGDYVTASVLGGAQGNMVGQLVANQFNVAQNWALGSAMAVVLMLFIAAAVLCAGLLAFLARALIRRNRRIDLSQLKPSQLAGIGPKAGIHQKGGPDETPN